TGtccggccgcccgcccgccccgcgcgccGGCCCTTCCGCGCGCGCCTCCCCGCTTCCGGCgcgcggccccgcgccccgccccgcccctctGCGACAGGGTGACGTCACCGCCGCACTCCGCCAAAGACGCCACGCCCCCCACTCCCGTCGCGTCACGTGGCACGGAGAGAGGCCCCGCCCGCCGCGTCCCCGTgcgcccccggccgccgccggaGCCGCGCCCCCTCGCTACAAGCCACGCCCCCTCACCGGACGTCACCTGCGGCGCCCCCGCTCCCGCTTGTCACTCACAGCCGCCGGCAGCTCCCATTGGCCCCGCGCCGGCGCGGAGGGAGGGACGGCGGTGAGTTAGCCCCGCCCCctcgggcccggggtcgggggggAAGGCGTGACATCACGGCCGGCGGGCCCGGCGTCATCATCACTAACGTCAACGGCAAGATAGGGCCGCTCCGGGGAATCCGGTGGCCTCCGGGGACCCGCCCTCCCCAGGGCGGGGGTCAGAGGAGGCCCCCGGCCGCGCGGGGAACGGGCACCCCCCGCGGTGCAGGGTCACCCAGGAGCTCCCGGCACCGGGAGAGctcccaccccctcccagcGCAGGGAGCTGCGGGGGCACCGGGGGGGACACGTCCGTgaatggggggtggggggcagcagacatggcagctccccagcagggagagagccccagccccccacccccccccacgGGCAGCACAGGtggggtccccccaccccaaatacCACTCCCAGGCCATGAGTCCCTCCCAGGGGGGCAACACCCCACCTTCCCACCCCCCATGTCATAACAGCCTCACCGTCACCCCCTGTGCCCGGCCCCACCCCGCACccacaggtgctgctgctccccgcccccgcccccccggcgcAGACAGAGTCCAGGTCTCCACACACAAACTCTTTATGGGgggacacacacccccacacacagcGGGGCTCAGCTCGGGGCTCGGCTCAGTGCAGCGGATGCccggtgggtgctgggggggtgggtgtccGTGCGCCCCCCCGACCCCGCAGGGCCCTCAGTGGGGCAGCTCGTGGGGGATCAGCTTGTAGTGGGCGCCGCAGGAGGGGCAGCGCTGGGCCTCCCCCTCGTGCAGCCAGAACCAGATGACGCAGCTGTTGTCCTCTTCacctggggggaggaggaggagggtgggatGGATGGACGGAAGGACAGACACATGGAAGGAGGGGTTGGGGCGGGCACTTACAGACGCAGCCCACGATGCGCTTCTTGTTGATGGAGGGGACGAGGTTGGGGTCCTCCTTGGTCCCCGCGTAGCGCTTGGGCCGGAACATGCTATAGGGGTCCTGGGGGGCAGACGGGACAGCGTGAGTGGGGGTACTGCCAGGCCCTGTCACCCCTCCCCCCTCAGCCTCAacacccccccatcccctcccccctcagcctcaacacccccccatcccctcccccctcagcctcaacacccccccatcccctcccctccgcccAAGCCCTGACAGCCCCCCCGGGACACCCCATCCCTCAGCCCCAAGCCTGAGGGGGTCTCCGCTgacctccccccaccccgtcccAGACACGCACACCCCCCCCCGGCACACCCCGTCCCTGAGACCCACCCCAggaacaccccaccccccgggACACCCCCCCGCACTCAGGAACACCCTCCCACACTCACCAGGCCCTTGTTCATGGCCTCCAGCACCTTCCGCTCCAGCCCTGTCGCCTGCTCCTCGTCGCTGGCGAGGCCGCCTGCGGGGCGACGCGGTCAGACCGGGAggccgcggccgcccgcccACCCTCCCCGGTTCCTCCGGTCCCCACCCCCCGGTCCCCACCCCGGTCTCCCCCTCACCGGGCACGGCCAGGCGGCGGGCGGGGACGGAGGCCGCAGGCAGCAGCCGCAGGGCCGCGCTCACCCGCAGTAACCTTGAGGCCATGGCGGCAGCGGCGACGGCGGGCAGCGCTTCCGGTGGCGGCGGCGGAAGCGGAAGCGGCCGCAGGGCGGAGTGTGAGGCTGAGCCACGCCCCTTGGGCCGCGACCAGAGCCCCGCCCTCCGCCACAAGCCCCGCCCCGTGGTAAGCGGAGCCTCGCCCCTAGAACCCAACCCAGCCCCCAGTGAGCGGAGCCCCGCCCCTAGCTCTAAACCCCGCCCCCAGGATCTGGCTCCGCCCCTCCGCGCGGCCCCAGGGGTCACTAGGGACGGGGAGGGGTAGGGGGGGTGAAGGGATCGGGGACCCTGGGGGGACGGGGTGGTGTCGGGGGGCCGTGGGGCCGGGGGACCCGGAGGGACGGGATGGTGTCGGGGGGCCATGGGGACGGGGGACCTGGGGGGACGGGATGGTGtcagggggctgtggggtttgGGGACCCAGGGGGACGGGATGGTGTCGGGGGGCCCGGGGGGACGGGATGGTGTCGGGGGGCCGTGGGGACGGGGGACCCGGGGGGACGGGATGGTGTCGGGGGGCCGTGGGACCCTGGGGGTTGGGATGGTgttggggggctgtggggtttgGGGACCCGGGGGGACGGGATGGTGTCGGGGGGCCATGGGGACGGGGGACCCAGGGGGACAGGGTGGTGTCGGGGGGCCGTGGGGCCGGGGGACCCGGGGGGATGGGGTGGTgtcggggggctggggggacggGGGACCCGGGGGGACAGGATGGTGTCGGGGGGCCGTGGGGACGGGGGACCTGGGGGGACAGGATGGTGTCGGGGGGCCGTGGGGCCGGGGGACCCGGGGGGACAGGATGGTGTCAGGGGGCCGTGGGGTCGGGGATCCTGGGGGGACAGGATGGTGTCGGGGGGCCGTGGGGATGGGATGGTGTTGGGGGGCCATGGGGACAGGATGGTGTCAGGGGGCCGGGGGACCTGGGGGGACAGGATGGTGTCAGGGGGCCGTGGGGTCGGGGATCCTGGGGGGACAGGATGGTGTCGGGGGGCCGTGGGGATGGGATGGTGTTGGGGGGCCATGGGGACAGGATGGTGtcagggggctgtggggtttgGGGACCCGGGGGGATGGGATGGTGTCGGGGGGCCGTGGGGACAGGATGGTGTCGGGGACCCGTGGGGATGGGATGGTgttggggggctgtggggtttgGGGACCCAGGGGGATGGGATGGTGTCGGGGGGCCGTGGGGCCGGGGGACCTGGGGGGACAGGATGGTGTcggggggctgtggggtttgGGGACCCGGGGGGACGGGATGGTGTCGGGGGGCCGTGGGGACAGGGGACCTGGGGGGATGGGGTGGTGTCAGGGGGCCATGGGGTTTGGGGACCCGGGGGGACGGGATGGTGTCGGGGGGCCGTGGGGACAGGATGGTGTTGGGGGGCCATGGGGACAGGATGGTGTCAGGGGGCCGTGGGGACGGGGGACCCGGGGGGATGGGGTGGTGTCAGGGGGCCGTGGGGTTTGGGGACCCAGGGGGACGCGATGGTGTTGGGGGGCCATGGGCACGGGATGCTGTCAGGGGGCCGTGGGGCCGTGGGAGCCGGGGGGACAGGATGGTTTCAGGGGGCCGTGGGGACGGGGGACTCGGGGGGATGGGATGGTGTCGGGGGGCCGTGGGACCCTGGGGGTTGGGATGGTgttggggggctgtggggtttgGGGACCCGGGGGGACGGGATGGTGTTGGGGGGCCGTGGGGACGGGATGGTGTTGCGGGGCCATGGGGACAGGGGACCCGGGGGGACGGGATGGTGTCGGGGGGCCGTGGGGCCGGGGGACCCGGGGGGACGGGATGGTGTTGGGGGGCCGTGGGGACGGGATGGTGTTGCAGGGCCATGGGGACAGGGGACCTGGGGGGACGGGATGGTGTCGGGgggccgtggggctgggggacccGGGGGGACGGGATGGTGTCGGGGGGCCGTTCGGATGGGATGGTGTTGGGGGGCCATGGGGACGGGATGGTGTCAGGGGGCCGGGGGACCTGGGGGGACAGGATGGTgttggggggctgtggggtttgGGGACCCGGGGGGATGGGATGGTGTTGGGGGGCCGTGGGACCCTGGGGGTTGGGATGGTgttggggggctgtggggtttgGGGACCCAGGGGGACGGGATGGTGTTGGGGGGCCGTGGGACCCTGGGGGTTGGGATGGTGTTGGGGGACTGTGGGGTTTGGGGACCCGGGGGGATGGGATGGTGTTGGGGGGCCGTGGGACCCTGGGGGTTGGGATGGTGTTGGGGGACTGTGGGGTTTGGGGACCCAGGGGGATGGGATGGTGTCGGGCGGCCGTGGGGACGGGGTGGTGTCGGGGAGTGCTGTGGGGATGGAACAGCCCTGGGGGACCCCTGGGGGCAGTGAGGACAGGGCTCCCCAGACACGTGGGACCAACGTTCTGGGGACCCTGGGGACAGACACCCCGTACGGCCAGGACAGACGTCTCTGGAGCCTTGGGGACACTGAGGACAGACATCCTGGGGGGCTGGGGACACCCCCACCCACCTCAGTTT
This genomic stretch from Phalacrocorax aristotelis chromosome 24, bGulAri2.1, whole genome shotgun sequence harbors:
- the COX5B gene encoding cytochrome c oxidase subunit 5B, mitochondrial codes for the protein MASRLLRVSAALRLLPAASVPARRLAVPGGLASDEEQATGLERKVLEAMNKGLDPYSMFRPKRYAGTKEDPNLVPSINKKRIVGCVCEEDNSCVIWFWLHEGEAQRCPSCGAHYKLIPHELPH